A genomic window from Pseudomonas leptonychotis includes:
- the icmH gene encoding type IVB secretion system protein IcmH/DotU yields the protein MTTKEMEYGQDDKTVILNRKGDAPAHSPLTDFAAPPKFEQLEERMIYAARLRPAESFNISLNPLVAAAATLLSEVVRLKHSFDSEDMHALNQRLASAIKLFEHRALHEGAESSQVMAARYVLCTVVDEAVVTTAWGNESEWSQMSLLSSFHNETFGGEKFFQLLERLSRNPVKHLPMLELMYLCLSLGFEGKYRVLPRGMLELEAVRDSLYRQIRQMRGDVPREVSPHWQGLKDTRRRLVRIVPWWLVALFTVVCLVVMYGGFAWVLGEQRETILQPYEQLDPSAGAFMDETK from the coding sequence ATGACTACCAAGGAAATGGAATACGGTCAGGACGACAAAACCGTCATCCTCAACCGTAAAGGTGATGCCCCAGCGCACAGCCCGCTGACCGATTTTGCCGCACCGCCGAAGTTCGAACAGCTGGAAGAGCGGATGATCTACGCCGCGCGTTTGCGCCCGGCCGAGAGCTTCAATATCAGCCTCAATCCACTGGTTGCGGCCGCGGCTACTTTGCTTTCGGAAGTGGTGCGGCTCAAGCACAGCTTCGACAGTGAGGACATGCACGCGCTTAACCAGCGTCTGGCCAGCGCTATCAAGTTGTTCGAGCACCGCGCCCTGCACGAAGGCGCAGAAAGCAGCCAAGTGATGGCTGCCCGCTACGTGCTCTGCACCGTGGTCGATGAGGCCGTGGTGACCACCGCCTGGGGCAACGAGAGCGAGTGGTCGCAGATGAGCCTGCTGTCGAGCTTTCACAATGAAACCTTCGGTGGTGAGAAGTTCTTCCAACTGCTCGAGCGCCTGTCGCGCAACCCGGTCAAACACCTGCCGATGCTCGAGCTGATGTACCTGTGCCTATCGCTCGGCTTCGAGGGCAAGTACCGCGTACTGCCACGCGGCATGCTCGAACTGGAAGCAGTACGCGACAGCCTCTATCGGCAGATTCGGCAGATGCGCGGTGACGTGCCGCGCGAAGTCTCGCCGCACTGGCAAGGCCTGAAAGACACCCGCCGGCGCCTGGTGCGCATCGTGCCGTGGTGGCTGGTGGCATTGTTCACAGTGGTTTGCCTGGTGGTGATGTATGGCGGTTTCGCCTGGGTACTGGGCGAGCAACGCGAAACGATTTTGCAGCCGTACGAGCAACTTGACCCGTCCGCGGGTGCATTCATGGATGAGACGAAATGA
- the tssJ gene encoding type VI secretion system lipoprotein TssJ translates to MHRLLPLALLAALLSLTGCAALSPYSDMTKLDLTLNGSDELNPDLNGRPSPIVLRLVELKHPVSFETADFFSLYQRPKEALSPDMVVLEELELRPGEQRKLKLSVQPGSRYVGVLAAYRDLPESNWRTVISLNEQEHNYSVITLDAKGIQAPDKADKDED, encoded by the coding sequence ATGCACCGCTTGCTTCCCCTGGCCCTGTTGGCCGCCCTACTCAGCCTGACCGGTTGCGCGGCACTGTCGCCCTATTCGGACATGACCAAGCTCGACCTGACCCTCAACGGCAGCGATGAGCTGAACCCGGACCTCAATGGCCGCCCTTCGCCGATTGTGCTGCGCCTGGTCGAGCTGAAGCACCCGGTGTCCTTTGAAACGGCCGATTTCTTCTCACTGTATCAACGCCCAAAAGAAGCTTTGTCTCCGGACATGGTGGTGCTCGAGGAGCTGGAACTGCGCCCCGGCGAGCAGCGCAAGCTGAAGCTCTCGGTACAGCCGGGCAGCCGCTATGTCGGTGTATTGGCCGCCTACCGCGACCTGCCGGAAAGCAACTGGCGCACAGTGATTTCGCTCAACGAGCAGGAGCACAACTACAGCGTCATCACCTTGGATGCCAAAGGTATTCAAGCCCCGGATAAAGCCGACAAGGATGAGGACTAA
- a CDS encoding DUF4123 domain-containing protein, with amino-acid sequence MIEVAQDWLTEQLAQQRELVLIIDSLAEPDPIKALFGADLMPDYVNLYLGTEFEDMAEVGPWLVRLHNPNAELIQTLLNTPESDWGWLASADHIDLATLAQHWQERLLVDEQEQRALYRFQDNRVIARHLAQLSDAQRPLLLGQLNSALCWDGQAWQSIHNPRPGLYPAPFDKPWQEFAEPEAVTQAVLRHNLEQWLWQNHSAATAQLAETQPLSNWLDAQLGQAKIWQWQSLERIQFLLQYQLQPALIDHCAWTVLEDETPDLHFARTCRELVKYEALRNENPVQPNANKYQNPEGKLA; translated from the coding sequence ATGATCGAAGTAGCCCAAGACTGGCTCACTGAACAGCTTGCCCAGCAACGCGAGCTGGTACTGATTATCGACAGCCTCGCAGAGCCTGACCCGATCAAAGCCCTGTTCGGCGCAGACCTTATGCCGGATTACGTCAACCTTTACCTAGGTACCGAGTTTGAGGACATGGCCGAGGTCGGCCCCTGGCTGGTGCGTTTGCACAACCCCAATGCAGAGCTTATTCAGACGCTACTCAATACACCCGAAAGTGACTGGGGTTGGCTGGCCAGTGCAGATCACATTGATCTAGCCACCCTGGCCCAACACTGGCAAGAACGCCTGCTGGTTGATGAGCAAGAGCAACGTGCGCTCTACCGCTTTCAGGACAACCGCGTAATCGCACGCCATCTTGCTCAACTCAGCGACGCGCAACGTCCCCTGCTATTGGGTCAGCTAAACAGTGCTCTTTGTTGGGATGGCCAAGCCTGGCAGAGCATCCATAACCCGCGCCCTGGTCTATACCCCGCGCCATTCGACAAGCCCTGGCAGGAATTTGCCGAGCCAGAGGCCGTCACCCAAGCAGTTCTGCGGCATAACCTGGAGCAGTGGTTGTGGCAAAACCACTCTGCAGCAACCGCCCAGTTGGCCGAAACGCAACCCTTGAGCAACTGGTTGGACGCACAACTTGGCCAAGCCAAAATATGGCAATGGCAGTCGTTAGAGCGTATTCAGTTTCTTCTTCAGTATCAACTTCAACCTGCACTTATCGATCATTGCGCATGGACAGTATTAGAGGATGAAACACCAGACTTACACTTCGCACGCACCTGCCGTGAATTGGTGAAGTATGAGGCATTACGCAACGAAAACCCTGTGCAGCCAAACGCAAATAAATATCAAAACCCAGAAGGGAAATTAGCGTGA
- the tagH gene encoding type VI secretion system-associated FHA domain protein TagH: protein MELVFDVVSAQQFVPGLLTTKTFKQAGGIIGRAEECDWVIPDRKRVLSSRHAEVSYRNGSFFLTDTSSNGIQLKDSGASLRKGEAQRIEHGSVYCFGDFELRARLIQDPALFAGDIGRSQPAGSIIPDDAFLDLDPMTALDQQERVYAQVDDLTAVLQPHNVHAQQRDYAQIDEENLLVPELIAPPVITQPKPAPAPVRLPPTFWEKFGEALGVKLDDLDDDAREALALNAAKLLKQSVGSLQQSLRTRSELKNELRLALTTVQSAGNNPLKHSTDSSEALTTLLRGGKAGQLSAEQTISRSFRDLQAHQVALLAASRAAVKGMFEQLSPEQLSLRFEREGRKPLIATAGSRWRAYRRLHSALEQNDDWSDRLFARDFAHTYEEQVRLIATLNTDVQG, encoded by the coding sequence ATGGAACTGGTCTTCGATGTGGTCAGTGCACAGCAGTTCGTGCCAGGTCTATTGACCACCAAAACCTTCAAACAGGCCGGCGGCATTATTGGTCGGGCGGAGGAATGCGACTGGGTGATTCCGGATCGCAAGCGCGTGTTGTCCAGTCGGCATGCCGAGGTGAGCTATCGCAATGGCTCCTTCTTCCTGACCGATACCAGCAGCAACGGTATTCAGCTGAAAGACAGTGGCGCCAGCCTGCGCAAGGGCGAGGCCCAGCGTATCGAGCACGGCAGCGTGTATTGCTTCGGTGACTTTGAGCTGCGCGCGCGGCTGATTCAGGACCCAGCGCTGTTCGCCGGCGATATCGGCCGCTCGCAACCTGCCGGCAGCATCATTCCGGATGACGCCTTTCTCGATCTTGACCCTATGACTGCGCTCGATCAGCAGGAGCGTGTGTACGCTCAGGTCGATGACCTGACGGCCGTGTTGCAGCCGCACAACGTGCATGCCCAGCAACGCGACTACGCGCAGATCGATGAAGAAAACCTGCTGGTCCCGGAGCTGATTGCACCGCCGGTAATCACCCAGCCCAAGCCCGCGCCAGCACCGGTGCGCCTGCCGCCCACCTTCTGGGAAAAATTTGGCGAAGCACTCGGCGTTAAGCTGGATGACCTCGACGATGACGCCCGCGAAGCCTTGGCCTTGAATGCAGCCAAGCTGCTCAAGCAGAGCGTCGGCAGCTTGCAACAGAGCCTACGCACCCGCAGCGAGCTGAAAAACGAGCTGCGCCTGGCCCTGACCACGGTGCAAAGTGCCGGCAATAACCCACTGAAACACAGCACCGACAGCAGCGAGGCATTAACCACCTTGTTGCGCGGCGGCAAGGCTGGGCAACTCAGTGCCGAGCAAACCATCAGTCGCAGTTTCCGTGATTTGCAGGCGCATCAAGTGGCACTGCTGGCCGCCAGTCGCGCGGCCGTCAAGGGCATGTTCGAGCAGCTGTCACCGGAGCAACTGAGCCTGCGTTTCGAGCGCGAAGGCCGTAAGCCGCTGATCGCCACCGCTGGCAGTCGCTGGCGCGCCTACCGTCGCCTGCACAGTGCGCTGGAACAGAACGACGACTGGAGTGACCGCCTGTTCGCCCGTGACTTCGCCCACACCTATGAAGAACAGGTCCGCCTGATCGCCACCCTCAACACCGATGTTCAAGGATGA
- a CDS encoding type VI secretion protein encodes MPKRYYALALLAALCLSACSGNYKFSDDEYRPLGDPQAQTRGN; translated from the coding sequence GTGCCTAAACGCTATTACGCTCTCGCTCTTCTCGCAGCCCTATGCCTCTCCGCCTGCAGCGGTAATTACAAATTCAGCGACGACGAATACCGCCCGCTGGGCGACCCGCAAGCTCAAACCCGCGGCAACTGA
- the tssK gene encoding type VI secretion system baseplate subunit TssK, producing the protein MAMHKVVWQEGMLLRPQHFQQNDRYYDYQLKTRTQKLDSYAWGFFELEIDRQFLNMGKLVVSKASGILPDGTLFDIGAEREPLALDVPPNTGNTPVYLALPLVTGNHIESRRPEQQDVLARFTAFDEEVADSNAGDSASSQVSCGRPDFRLLLGEHQSDQAYVKLQLCDVLDTTPDGVISIDPEFIPTYVNFQASGYLLSCLKEVISMLAHRGDILAERIRATGKVGGAEVGDFMMLQLINRFEPVLRHYLGIEQVHPEQIYRELLGLLGELATFSSEIKRPRLEGRYLHSDQGTSFRKLMDAIRQVLSMVLEQHAIEMLLQQRQYGIQVSPLHDHKLLATSTFVLAASAQCDSEELRNRLPAHLKVGPVEQIRQLVNLHLPGIKVKPMPVAPRQIPFHSGKTYFALELGSEDLAQLERSGGFAFHVSGEFSGLEMKFWAIRN; encoded by the coding sequence ATGGCCATGCATAAAGTGGTCTGGCAGGAAGGCATGCTGCTGCGCCCGCAGCACTTCCAGCAGAACGACCGTTACTACGATTACCAGCTGAAAACCCGCACGCAGAAGCTCGACAGCTACGCCTGGGGCTTTTTCGAGCTGGAGATCGACCGCCAGTTCCTCAACATGGGCAAGCTGGTGGTGAGCAAGGCCAGCGGCATCCTGCCCGACGGCACCCTGTTCGATATCGGCGCCGAGCGTGAGCCGCTGGCCCTCGACGTGCCGCCGAATACCGGCAACACCCCGGTGTACCTGGCCCTGCCATTGGTCACCGGCAACCATATCGAAAGCCGTCGCCCGGAACAGCAGGACGTACTGGCACGCTTTACCGCATTCGATGAAGAAGTGGCCGATTCCAACGCCGGCGACAGCGCATCGAGCCAGGTCAGCTGCGGCCGCCCGGATTTCCGCTTGCTGCTGGGTGAACACCAGAGCGACCAGGCCTACGTCAAACTGCAACTGTGCGATGTGCTCGACACCACCCCGGACGGGGTGATCAGCATTGACCCAGAGTTCATCCCCACTTACGTCAACTTCCAGGCTTCCGGCTACCTGCTCAGCTGCCTGAAAGAAGTGATCAGCATGCTCGCCCATCGCGGTGACATCCTCGCCGAGCGGATTCGCGCCACCGGCAAGGTCGGCGGCGCCGAAGTCGGCGACTTCATGATGCTGCAGCTGATCAACCGCTTTGAGCCTGTGCTGCGCCATTACCTGGGTATCGAGCAGGTGCACCCGGAGCAGATCTACCGCGAGTTGCTTGGCCTGCTTGGCGAGTTGGCGACCTTCTCCAGCGAAATCAAGCGCCCGCGCCTGGAAGGCCGTTACCTGCACAGCGACCAGGGCACCAGCTTCCGCAAACTGATGGATGCGATTCGCCAAGTGCTGTCGATGGTGCTGGAACAGCACGCCATCGAAATGCTCCTGCAACAGCGTCAGTACGGCATTCAGGTATCGCCGCTACACGACCACAAGTTGCTCGCCACCTCCACCTTCGTTCTCGCGGCCAGTGCCCAATGCGACTCGGAAGAGCTGCGCAACCGCCTGCCGGCGCACCTCAAGGTCGGCCCAGTGGAGCAGATTCGCCAGCTGGTCAACCTGCACCTGCCAGGCATCAAGGTCAAACCGATGCCCGTGGCGCCACGGCAGATCCCCTTCCACTCGGGCAAAACCTATTTCGCCCTGGAACTGGGCTCCGAAGACCTGGCGCAGCTGGAACGCTCCGGCGGCTTCGCTTTCCACGTGTCCGGCGAGTTCTCCGGGCTTGAGATGAAATTCTGGGCGATCAGGAACTGA
- a CDS encoding lipase family protein: MSDSAKTNKVEALECPLRGHWISFRLVDEHGNGLPYAGLPYVLHDSQGQKFEGSLDSDGFARVGGFYCGPVVLDISALDAGDLDPWYKVLTIRKAYKLPLTALQVAAEQSPTGPRRADGKTYLAEERAMREKARFLRVEVSDFAEVTSHLPRSNSAWHPRPSVTLKQSAGLAKEQLGTALAPNQHHVLEVKALRAYRPLLSLSKEFNALDAYQFALMATQSYGPFNLPLDEDPKGEAKPPYSVPGTLGHVLDTTLAHCAEPDTFGGATPYHLLTEEVPYSKRLEIVPHDNEHYAGLSEERSTPQAVHFLHQPANTLRGTLGEAQAFITHDDRMVLIVARGTQELADWVRDVNATQVPNEAGEGQAHHGFQESFKAVRDFVVPYLDAFHRTQKIVVCGHSLGGAIALLMAEWIRNNWSEDVLLYTYGSPRAGDEAFVKGAGALTHHRIVNHNDLIPTVPAPWMDTKGAMLWPGAAALIGGSTGVGALLFLAGMYNFSGDDYQHHGQQWHFMPLPQAGGPPTSVLWKPGCAGIEQATCARYNYLALKGDMPERNGLSVLDHTMLGGYIPACHATLLRWQESLKRGGSTLTNLEQKWLSDEIETYGKKLRRWKNVTWSQYKNDPRNRSIPTWDLRRNYQEAKAAIEEDVTVEIDKLDMTLQRLALLAKQPITSSAVYGQAKNHLEFEKLVAHWLAHNENRKTPQLARIPGPSRHQYA, encoded by the coding sequence ATGAGTGACTCGGCTAAAACCAACAAAGTTGAAGCACTGGAGTGTCCATTGCGTGGGCATTGGATCAGCTTCCGCTTGGTTGATGAGCATGGCAACGGGCTACCCTATGCAGGGTTGCCTTATGTATTGCACGACAGCCAAGGACAAAAGTTTGAGGGAAGCTTGGACAGCGATGGTTTTGCGCGAGTGGGGGGCTTTTATTGCGGCCCTGTAGTTCTCGACATTTCAGCTCTAGACGCTGGTGATTTAGACCCTTGGTACAAGGTTCTCACCATCAGAAAAGCCTACAAACTCCCACTCACTGCTCTGCAAGTAGCCGCCGAGCAGTCTCCCACCGGCCCTCGCCGTGCAGATGGAAAAACCTATCTGGCGGAAGAGCGCGCTATGCGAGAAAAGGCCCGCTTTCTTCGGGTTGAGGTCAGTGACTTTGCCGAAGTCACCTCGCATCTACCGCGCAGCAATAGCGCATGGCATCCACGGCCGTCCGTCACACTTAAACAGAGCGCGGGGCTGGCGAAAGAACAACTGGGTACTGCTCTAGCACCCAACCAGCACCATGTGCTGGAGGTCAAAGCCTTACGCGCTTATCGGCCATTACTTTCCCTAAGCAAAGAGTTCAATGCACTGGATGCTTATCAGTTTGCTCTGATGGCAACGCAATCCTATGGCCCCTTCAACCTGCCTCTTGACGAGGATCCGAAGGGCGAAGCAAAACCGCCCTATTCGGTTCCCGGCACCCTTGGCCATGTACTGGACACCACGCTGGCGCACTGCGCGGAGCCCGATACCTTTGGCGGCGCAACACCCTACCACCTGCTGACCGAGGAAGTGCCCTACTCCAAACGGCTGGAAATTGTGCCCCATGATAATGAGCACTATGCCGGCTTAAGTGAGGAGCGCAGTACACCGCAAGCCGTGCACTTTCTGCATCAGCCTGCAAATACCTTGCGCGGCACGCTCGGCGAGGCCCAGGCCTTTATCACCCATGATGACCGAATGGTGTTGATCGTTGCCCGCGGCACTCAGGAACTCGCCGACTGGGTACGCGACGTCAATGCCACTCAAGTGCCTAATGAGGCGGGTGAGGGCCAAGCCCATCATGGTTTTCAGGAGTCCTTTAAGGCTGTGCGCGATTTTGTGGTGCCCTATCTGGACGCCTTCCATAGAACGCAGAAGATCGTGGTCTGCGGCCATAGCCTGGGAGGGGCCATAGCGTTGTTAATGGCCGAATGGATAAGAAACAATTGGTCCGAAGACGTGCTGCTCTACACCTATGGCTCCCCACGCGCCGGCGACGAGGCATTTGTAAAAGGTGCCGGCGCACTGACTCACCACCGTATCGTCAACCACAACGACCTTATCCCCACCGTACCTGCTCCCTGGATGGACACCAAAGGGGCCATGCTATGGCCGGGTGCCGCCGCCTTGATCGGCGGCTCAACTGGCGTAGGTGCGCTGCTGTTTCTCGCTGGAATGTATAACTTCAGCGGTGACGACTATCAGCACCATGGCCAGCAATGGCACTTTATGCCGCTGCCGCAGGCCGGTGGACCACCGACGTCTGTACTTTGGAAGCCAGGCTGCGCCGGCATTGAGCAAGCCACTTGCGCCCGCTACAACTACCTAGCCCTAAAAGGTGATATGCCCGAACGCAATGGTCTGTCCGTCCTGGATCACACGATGCTCGGCGGCTATATCCCGGCGTGCCACGCCACATTGCTGCGCTGGCAGGAAAGCCTCAAACGCGGCGGCAGCACCCTCACCAATCTCGAACAGAAGTGGCTATCTGACGAAATCGAGACCTATGGCAAAAAGTTGCGCCGCTGGAAAAACGTCACTTGGTCGCAATACAAAAATGACCCACGTAATCGCTCCATCCCAACCTGGGATCTGCGCCGGAATTATCAAGAAGCCAAAGCAGCGATAGAAGAAGACGTCACAGTCGAAATCGACAAGCTGGATATGACGCTTCAGCGGCTGGCGCTGTTGGCGAAGCAACCGATTACGTCCAGCGCAGTGTACGGCCAAGCGAAGAATCACCTCGAGTTCGAAAAGCTGGTTGCTCACTGGCTAGCGCATAACGAAAACCGAAAGACACCCCAACTAGCACGGATACCAGGTCCTAGCAGGCACCAATATGCATGA
- the tssM gene encoding type VI secretion system membrane subunit TssM has product MKSFFSKLANFFRKTWVWSLCLVLVLALLVWFVGPLLAVSDYKFWESATSRLLSISLLFLIWGLAMVFASWKATAHKKAEEDDADAQERLRREGLINEEQVELRHRFKQALHTLKRSSLYRGRSEKWRSELPWYMLLGPQGSGKTSLLDFSGLDFPLNRGDQQRLTKDVSGTRYADWYFADHAVLIDTAGRYLTQPDAAIDGRAWETLLGLLRKRRARPLNGVLVNIPVEYLQGGSEVELENLARQTRQRLQDIHQRLGADVPVYLVLSKADKVLGFDEFFDQLSREESDQVLGASFRKEQNATDVQVIRQEFEELLRRLNSQVILRMHQERDTQRRGRILDFPHQLGLLGERLCLFSELAFSGNRYQRASQLRGFYLTSAPELNDQLDPSTSSIGRNLGLASSALPTFRTGRARFINHLLNRVIFPESDLAGLDQKEVRRIDWGQRAMYATALVVLGVFGVVWAGGFSGNHGRLEQLRDLAQQLTQQHGSLSAQDDALRTLKALDHSYAATQVFPPVDEVSYLQRGGLYQGEKVDPTLQNAYRGELENLLLSRVGRQLEAQVRANLGDRERLLNSLRAYLMLNLEERRDKAFLQEWLAADWSLRYAGNSVGQRGLNEHFDRLLSESFTPYSLNAPLVAEARKILRSESLANVVYRMLRDQARSLPEYRLSQKLGPQAGLFAGSDYAIPGFYTQVGYQKTFTAKGADLVRELLRDNWVLGEGDTLSSNDLSRLLVEMEQLYFRDYANYWGEALAQLSLDPIGSAGQGALQLSGLTAANSPLLQLLVEVRDNTRFKGMAEAADDAGAAADALKGAKGKLGKVAKLASSAAEQAQAALVKNLPDTARKTLERRFEPLHRLLDENGGAGPELATTLQALDALQLQLASLAHASAPEQAAFELAKARMGGQRDAINQVRSSAARLPQPIGNWLGLLAEDSWMLVLNDAYHYLNQRYKSELYAAYKGSLKQRYPFSAHSESDVAIADFREFFKAQGIAERFFDNYLKSFVSGTAGQYQLRRVDGRGLPLSREFLLQMSHAQTIRRSFFAENPNEPKVLFKLEPYSLDSSLGRADFRFGDQQMEYRHGPIVQTAFSWPAEANEGRTSLVVEELGGRKVGIEKNTGPWSLFRLLDLMSVDYHSGRDVLMLKADLGGLRANYLLHSQRSPNPFDLDQLRSFKLPATL; this is encoded by the coding sequence ATGAAGAGTTTCTTCAGCAAATTAGCCAATTTTTTCCGCAAGACCTGGGTCTGGAGCCTGTGCCTGGTATTGGTGCTGGCCCTGCTGGTGTGGTTCGTCGGCCCGCTGTTGGCCGTCAGTGATTACAAGTTCTGGGAATCGGCCACCAGTCGCTTACTGAGCATCAGCCTGTTGTTCCTGATCTGGGGCCTGGCCATGGTATTCGCCAGCTGGAAGGCCACCGCCCACAAAAAGGCCGAAGAAGATGACGCCGACGCCCAAGAGCGCCTGCGCCGTGAAGGCCTGATCAATGAAGAACAGGTCGAACTGCGCCACCGCTTCAAACAAGCGCTGCACACGCTAAAACGCTCCAGCCTGTACCGCGGCCGCAGCGAAAAATGGCGCAGTGAATTGCCCTGGTACATGCTGCTCGGCCCACAAGGCAGCGGTAAAACCAGCCTGCTGGACTTCTCCGGCCTGGACTTCCCGCTCAACCGTGGCGACCAGCAACGCCTGACCAAGGACGTATCCGGCACGCGCTACGCCGACTGGTATTTTGCCGACCACGCCGTGTTGATCGACACCGCCGGGCGTTACCTGACCCAGCCTGACGCGGCCATCGACGGGCGCGCCTGGGAGACCCTGCTCGGCTTGCTACGCAAACGCCGCGCACGCCCGCTCAATGGTGTGCTGGTAAATATCCCCGTCGAGTATCTGCAAGGCGGCAGCGAAGTCGAACTGGAAAACCTCGCGCGGCAAACCCGTCAGCGTTTGCAGGATATTCATCAGCGCCTCGGCGCCGACGTGCCGGTGTACCTGGTGCTGAGCAAAGCCGACAAGGTGCTGGGCTTCGATGAGTTCTTCGATCAGCTGTCGCGCGAAGAGAGCGATCAAGTGCTCGGCGCCAGCTTCCGTAAGGAGCAAAACGCCACTGATGTGCAGGTGATTCGCCAGGAATTCGAAGAGCTGCTGCGTCGCCTTAACAGCCAAGTCATCCTGCGTATGCACCAGGAGCGCGACACCCAGCGCCGTGGTCGTATTCTCGATTTCCCGCACCAACTCGGTCTGCTGGGCGAACGTCTGTGCCTGTTCAGCGAACTGGCCTTCAGCGGCAACCGCTATCAGCGCGCCAGCCAGTTGCGTGGTTTTTACCTGACCAGCGCGCCGGAACTGAATGACCAGCTCGACCCGAGCACCAGCAGCATTGGCCGCAACCTAGGCTTGGCCAGCAGCGCGCTGCCGACCTTCCGCACGGGCCGTGCGCGCTTTATCAATCACCTGCTCAACCGCGTGATCTTCCCCGAGTCAGACCTTGCCGGGCTGGATCAAAAAGAAGTGCGCCGTATCGATTGGGGCCAACGCGCCATGTACGCCACCGCACTGGTGGTGCTCGGTGTATTCGGCGTGGTCTGGGCCGGTGGCTTCTCCGGTAACCACGGCCGCCTGGAACAACTGCGTGACCTCGCTCAACAATTGACCCAACAGCACGGCAGCCTCAGCGCTCAGGATGATGCCCTGCGCACCCTCAAGGCGCTGGATCATAGCTATGCAGCCACCCAGGTATTCCCGCCAGTGGATGAGGTGTCCTACCTGCAACGCGGCGGTCTTTACCAAGGTGAGAAAGTCGACCCAACGCTGCAGAACGCCTATCGCGGCGAGCTGGAAAACCTGCTGCTAAGCCGTGTAGGCCGCCAGCTGGAAGCCCAAGTCCGCGCCAACCTGGGTGACCGTGAGCGCCTGCTCAACAGCCTGCGCGCCTACCTCATGCTCAACCTCGAAGAGCGCCGCGACAAAGCCTTCCTGCAAGAGTGGTTGGCAGCCGATTGGTCGTTGCGTTACGCCGGCAACAGCGTCGGTCAGCGTGGCCTCAACGAGCATTTTGACCGCCTGCTGTCGGAGTCCTTTACGCCTTACTCGCTCAATGCGCCGCTGGTCGCCGAAGCGCGCAAGATCCTGCGCAGCGAATCGCTGGCCAACGTGGTTTATCGCATGCTCCGCGACCAGGCCCGCAGCCTGCCGGAATATCGCCTGAGCCAGAAACTCGGCCCACAAGCAGGGCTGTTCGCCGGCAGCGACTATGCCATTCCGGGCTTCTACACCCAGGTCGGTTACCAGAAAACCTTCACCGCCAAGGGTGCTGATCTGGTGCGCGAGCTGCTGCGCGATAACTGGGTTCTGGGCGAAGGCGACACCTTAAGCAGCAACGACCTCAGTCGCCTGCTGGTGGAGATGGAGCAGCTGTACTTCCGCGACTACGCCAATTACTGGGGCGAAGCCCTCGCCCAGCTGTCGCTGGACCCGATTGGTAGCGCCGGTCAGGGCGCTCTGCAACTGTCTGGCCTAACCGCCGCCAACTCGCCGTTGCTGCAACTGCTGGTAGAAGTGCGCGACAACACGCGCTTCAAAGGCATGGCCGAAGCAGCGGATGATGCCGGTGCCGCCGCGGATGCCTTGAAAGGCGCCAAAGGTAAGCTGGGCAAGGTTGCCAAACTGGCCAGCTCGGCCGCCGAACAAGCCCAAGCGGCCCTGGTGAAAAACCTGCCAGACACCGCGCGCAAAACTTTGGAACGCCGCTTCGAACCGCTGCACCGTTTGCTCGACGAAAACGGCGGTGCCGGGCCGGAACTGGCCACCACCCTGCAAGCTTTGGATGCGCTGCAACTGCAACTGGCTAGCCTGGCGCACGCCAGCGCCCCGGAACAGGCTGCATTCGAATTGGCCAAGGCACGCATGGGCGGCCAACGGGATGCCATCAACCAGGTGCGCAGCAGTGCCGCACGCCTGCCCCAGCCAATCGGCAACTGGCTCGGCCTGCTCGCCGAAGACAGCTGGATGCTGGTGCTCAACGACGCCTACCACTACCTCAACCAGCGCTATAAGAGCGAGCTGTACGCTGCTTATAAAGGCTCGTTGAAGCAGCGCTATCCGTTCAGCGCGCACAGCGAAAGTGACGTGGCGATTGCCGATTTCCGCGAGTTCTTTAAGGCTCAGGGGATTGCCGAGCGCTTCTTCGACAACTACCTGAAATCCTTCGTCAGCGGCACTGCGGGACAGTACCAACTGCGCCGCGTGGATGGCCGTGGTCTGCCGTTGTCGCGTGAGTTCCTGCTACAGATGAGCCATGCGCAAACCATTCGCCGCAGCTTCTTCGCCGAGAACCCCAACGAGCCGAAAGTGCTGTTCAAGCTGGAGCCTTACTCGCTGGATTCAAGCCTGGGCCGCGCCGACTTCCGCTTTGGCGACCAGCAGATGGAATACCGCCACGGTCCCATCGTGCAAACCGCGTTCAGCTGGCCGGCAGAAGCCAATGAAGGGCGCACCAGCTTGGTGGTCGAAGAGCTCGGCGGGCGTAAGGTCGGTATCGAGAAGAACACTGGCCCGTGGTCGCTGTTCCGCCTGCTTGACCTGATGAGCGTGGATTACCACAGCGGCCGTGACGTGCTGATGCTTAAGGCCGACCTCGGTGGCCTGCGCGCCAACTACTTGCTGCACAGTCAGCGCTCGCCCAATCCGTTTGACCTGGACCAGCTGCGCAGCTTCAAACTGCCGGCCACGCTCTGA